The following proteins are encoded in a genomic region of Arachis stenosperma cultivar V10309 chromosome 4, arast.V10309.gnm1.PFL2, whole genome shotgun sequence:
- the LOC130977041 gene encoding putative UDP-rhamnose:rhamnosyltransferase 1 yields MMQRVTSSFADLLAFSSAYGNTGTGVEKWRRQCTTSSLASVVARAHSNSIEEIAKPVYDFLSQQNESGVTDAFRLQEIVVGAAAVAIRSCTEVEGESLKNLERVCKKPIIPVGLLPPSPQSNDEDNNNDDKDENWPKILKWLDEQEKGSVIYVAFGSEVKLSDEEFNEIAMGLELSNCPFFWALKRENSPNKDVSSSMETNNKRGIIWNNWASQLRILAHKSIGGFLTHCGWSSIIESLEFGCPLILLPFQSEQVLNAMVVEGIKVGVKVERNQDDGKFTRYSIAKALRTMMLEEEGKSCRSRAEEKMVKIFGKKELHQKYIDDFVDFMEIHRPNIN; encoded by the exons ATGATGCAACGTGTGACATCCTCCTTTGCCGATCTGCTAGCATTTTCGTCCGCCTATGGAAACACTGGCACAGGAGTAGAGAAATGGCGACGGCAGTGCACGACGTCTTCTCTCGCCAGCGTCGTTGCCAG GGCACATAGCAACTCCATTGAAGAAATAGCCAAGCCTGTGTATGACTTCCTAAGTCAACAAAATGAATCTGGGGTCACAGATGCATTCAGACTCCAAGAAATCGTCGTCGGAGCCGCCGCCGTCGCTATAAGAAGTTGCACGGAGGTTGAAGGTGAGTCTCTAAAGAATCTTGAACGTGTATGCAAGAAACCAATTATTCCGGTTGGATTGTTGCCACCTTCACCACAAAGTAATGATGAAGACAACAACAATGATGACAAGGATGAAAATTGGCCCAAAATTCTTAAGTGGTTAGATGAACAAGAAAAAGGGTCAGTGATTTATGTAGCATTTGGAAGTGAGGTTAAACTAAGTGATGAAGAATTCAATGAGATAGCTATGGGATTAGAATTATCTAATTGTCCATTTTTTTGGGCTTTAAAACGAGAAAATAGTCCTAATAAGGATGTGAGTAGTTCAATGGAGACAAATAATAAACGTGGAATTATATGGAATAATTGGGCATCACAATTAAGAATATTAGCACATAAGTCTATTGGAGGATTTTTAACTCATTGTGGTTGGAGTTCCATAATAGAGTCTCTTGAATTTGGTTGTCCACTTATTTTGTTGCCCTTCCAAAGTGAGCAAGTGTTGAATGCTATGGTGGTGGAAGGAATAAAAGTAGGGGTAAAAGTGGAAAGAAATCAAGATGATGGAAAATTCACAAGATATTCCATAGCCAAGGCATTGAGAACTATGATGTTGGAAGAGGAAGGAAAGAGTTGTAGAAGCCGTGCAGAGGAGAAGATGGTCAAGATATTTGGGAAGAAGGAGCTGCATCAAAAGTACATAGATGACTTTGTTGATTTTATGGAAATCCATAGGCCTAACATTAATTAG